Proteins encoded together in one Shewanella oneidensis MR-1 window:
- the dacB gene encoding D-alanyl-D-alanine carboxypeptidase/D-alanyl-D-alanine endopeptidase gives METFSRLFTLPRSTGLLLTVVATALFPSNVWAAAADIKHTTLDQQMSDIAPSHSQIALLAHDMSNDKQLYSQQADTLFIPASTQKVLTAVTALAALGPEFSYVTDLWSDAPIRQGHVEGSVYLRFSGDPTLTHEDLKALFAQLQKLGIKRIEGHLYLVGDKQEQLQAPGWVWDDLGICFAAPVSSYIINQNCVYGQFVPSSAKQTSRVTLSANSYGVNVSSDAIFSPQANHDFCQLDLVRLSQNQYHLRGCYPGSEAIPLAIAISDPQKFAIDTLTATLKGKISLSGKVKIGHDIPDKAKLIASHRSAPLPELLKTMLLKSDNLIADSLFKRVGQDYYKTQGSFTYGAAAMRHILTELGIDLTNANIVDGSGLSRYNLLSAKQLADVLTLMYQDARFHSLIDSLPEAGVSGTLKYRQGYTQPPLKNRVFAKTGSMQGVANLAGFIRIPQQRDILFVVLENGISPETKKQRKPAFSADFLTRLMATVEQQAHTSQTSVKELNTVKKIN, from the coding sequence ATGGAAACGTTTTCCCGATTATTCACCTTACCTCGTTCAACGGGCTTACTGCTAACGGTAGTTGCAACTGCCCTATTCCCAAGTAATGTGTGGGCAGCTGCCGCAGATATTAAGCATACTACGCTTGACCAACAAATGAGTGATATAGCGCCGTCTCATTCGCAAATTGCGTTACTTGCCCATGATATGTCGAACGACAAGCAGCTTTACAGCCAGCAAGCCGATACCTTGTTTATCCCTGCCAGCACCCAAAAAGTGCTTACCGCTGTCACGGCCTTAGCTGCACTTGGACCAGAATTTAGCTATGTGACAGATCTTTGGAGTGATGCCCCAATCCGCCAGGGACATGTTGAAGGGAGTGTATATTTACGCTTTAGCGGCGATCCCACATTAACCCACGAGGATTTGAAGGCTTTATTCGCTCAGCTACAAAAACTGGGCATAAAGCGAATTGAGGGGCACTTATATCTTGTTGGAGATAAACAAGAACAATTACAAGCGCCTGGCTGGGTTTGGGACGATCTCGGCATTTGTTTTGCGGCACCAGTGTCGAGCTACATCATCAATCAAAACTGTGTATATGGGCAGTTTGTGCCAAGCTCTGCAAAACAAACGTCTCGGGTAACATTAAGCGCGAACAGTTATGGTGTTAACGTCAGCAGTGATGCAATTTTTTCCCCTCAAGCGAATCATGATTTTTGCCAACTTGATTTAGTCCGCTTAAGCCAAAATCAATATCATCTGCGGGGCTGTTATCCCGGCAGTGAAGCCATACCGCTCGCGATCGCGATTAGCGATCCGCAAAAATTTGCCATCGACACCTTAACGGCCACGCTAAAAGGAAAAATTTCCCTCTCGGGCAAAGTTAAAATTGGCCATGATATCCCTGATAAGGCAAAACTTATTGCCAGCCATCGCAGTGCGCCATTGCCCGAGCTATTAAAGACGATGTTACTTAAGTCGGACAACCTGATCGCTGACAGTTTGTTTAAACGTGTAGGGCAAGACTATTATAAAACTCAGGGGAGTTTTACTTATGGCGCGGCGGCCATGCGACATATTCTGACTGAGTTAGGGATTGACTTAACCAATGCCAATATCGTCGATGGTTCTGGGCTTTCTCGCTATAACTTGTTGAGTGCTAAGCAATTAGCTGATGTGCTTACACTCATGTATCAAGATGCTCGCTTTCACAGCTTGATTGATAGTTTGCCCGAGGCAGGAGTCAGCGGTACGCTAAAATATCGACAGGGTTACACTCAACCACCACTCAAAAACCGTGTTTTTGCCAAAACAGGTTCAATGCAAGGGGTTGCCAATTTAGCTGGTTTTATTCGAATACCACAACAGCGGGATATCTTATTTGTGGTACTTGAGAATGGCATAAGCCCTGAAACGAAAAAACAACGCAAACCTGCGTTTAGCGCGGACTTTTTAACTCGACTAATGGCCACAGTTGAACAGCAAGCACACACTAGCCAAACATCTGTCAAAGAACTTAACACGGTTAAAAAAATTAACTGA
- a CDS encoding acyl-CoA dehydrogenase family protein, with protein MNPYQAPLADMRFLLEQVFDAPNTWSQLPDIAEMVDMDTANAILEEAAKISAQLIHPLNRAGDEQGVLHQDNCVITPEGYKAVYDQYSQGGWVGLCGEPEFGGMGMPKMLGVLVDEMAYSACNAFTLYGSLTAGAALCINAHGSEVLKQAYLPKLYSGEWAGAMDMTEPQAGSDLRNIRTRAVPQEDGSYAISGSKIFITGGDHDLTENVIHLVLAKLPESKGISLFLVPKITVNKDGCLGGTNGVSVGSIEHKMGLKGSATCVMNFDEAKGYLIGEPNRGLVCMFTMMNYERLAIGIQGLGSAQAAYQMATDYAKERSQGVAAGGSPTGSDSDPIIVHGDVRRMLLTIRAMTEAGRALSVFTGKQLDLAKYAQDDVKAKAARYVGLLTPVAKAFLTDRGLDATIMAQQVFGGHGYIRETGVEQLVRDTRIAQIYEGTNGIQAIDFLGRKVTGDNLATLKEFVAELKAQMREFTQVDGVKIAAVCARLDALVNVAESVNEQKLTQPALINACAVDFLDAFGYSVYGFYWLAMLDKVPSAEDQNFAEQKAYLAKFYFDKLLPKADYHLAQVRAGDVSTMAMPAELF; from the coding sequence ATGAATCCTTACCAAGCCCCGTTAGCAGATATGCGTTTCTTACTGGAACAGGTTTTCGATGCCCCCAATACTTGGTCACAATTACCTGATATTGCTGAAATGGTTGATATGGATACGGCCAACGCGATTCTTGAAGAAGCGGCAAAAATCAGCGCGCAATTAATCCATCCGTTAAACCGTGCAGGCGATGAGCAGGGCGTTTTACACCAAGATAATTGTGTGATTACCCCCGAGGGGTATAAAGCGGTTTATGATCAATATTCCCAGGGTGGTTGGGTAGGCTTATGCGGTGAGCCGGAGTTTGGTGGCATGGGCATGCCCAAAATGCTCGGTGTATTAGTGGATGAAATGGCTTATAGCGCCTGTAATGCGTTTACGCTTTATGGCTCGTTAACTGCGGGGGCCGCGTTGTGTATCAATGCCCACGGCAGCGAAGTATTAAAACAAGCCTATTTGCCTAAGTTATATTCTGGCGAATGGGCTGGAGCAATGGATATGACAGAGCCACAGGCTGGCTCGGATCTGCGTAATATTCGCACTCGTGCTGTCCCACAGGAAGATGGAAGTTATGCGATCAGTGGCAGCAAAATCTTTATCACTGGCGGTGATCACGATCTGACCGAGAACGTCATTCACTTAGTGCTCGCAAAATTACCTGAAAGCAAAGGTATTTCACTGTTTCTCGTGCCAAAAATCACCGTCAATAAAGATGGCTGCTTAGGTGGGACTAACGGTGTTAGTGTGGGGTCAATTGAGCACAAAATGGGCCTTAAGGGCTCTGCAACCTGCGTGATGAATTTTGATGAAGCAAAGGGCTATCTGATTGGCGAGCCGAATCGTGGCCTTGTCTGCATGTTCACTATGATGAACTACGAACGTTTAGCCATAGGTATTCAAGGGCTCGGTAGCGCGCAAGCTGCATATCAAATGGCCACTGATTATGCTAAAGAACGTAGTCAAGGCGTTGCCGCCGGTGGCTCGCCCACGGGCTCTGATTCTGATCCGATTATTGTCCATGGCGATGTACGCCGTATGTTACTGACAATCCGTGCGATGACTGAAGCAGGACGCGCACTCTCGGTATTTACTGGTAAGCAACTCGATCTAGCAAAATATGCTCAAGATGACGTAAAAGCCAAAGCTGCCCGTTATGTTGGTTTATTAACGCCTGTCGCTAAAGCGTTTTTAACCGACCGTGGTTTAGATGCCACCATTATGGCGCAGCAAGTCTTTGGTGGGCATGGTTATATTCGCGAAACGGGCGTTGAGCAACTGGTGCGTGATACCCGTATCGCGCAAATCTATGAAGGGACAAACGGTATTCAAGCCATTGACTTCCTCGGTAGAAAAGTCACGGGTGACAACTTAGCGACGCTAAAAGAGTTTGTGGCTGAATTAAAAGCACAAATGCGCGAGTTTACGCAGGTCGACGGTGTAAAAATTGCCGCAGTCTGTGCTCGTTTAGATGCTTTAGTCAATGTGGCCGAATCGGTCAATGAGCAAAAACTGACGCAACCGGCGTTAATCAATGCCTGTGCTGTCGACTTTTTAGATGCCTTTGGTTACAGCGTATATGGTTTTTATTGGTTAGCTATGTTGGATAAAGTCCCTAGTGCAGAGGATCAAAACTTTGCCGAGCAGAAAGCTTATCTTGCGAAATTTTATTTTGATAAGCTACTGCCTAAAGCGGACTATCATTTAGCACAAGTGCGTGCGGGTGATGTCAGCACTATGGCGATGCCAGCTGAATTATTCTAA